The Acidianus manzaensis genome has a window encoding:
- a CDS encoding 50S ribosomal protein L19e: protein MPELYLQKRLAAKVKGVGINNVKLPEENLDEIKEALTTQDISRLIKDGKIIIEKGKRVSRGRVKARRKNRRLKGERRGYGSRKGKKGARFDPHEKWVNGIRKIRLYLRILKANGTIDSHLYRQLYKKAKGGSFRSVNDVRNTLIQMGKIKR from the coding sequence ATGCCTGAATTATATTTACAAAAAAGATTAGCAGCAAAAGTAAAGGGCGTAGGAATAAATAATGTGAAGCTACCAGAAGAAAATTTAGATGAGATTAAGGAAGCATTAACCACTCAAGATATTTCTAGATTAATTAAAGATGGAAAGATAATAATCGAGAAAGGAAAAAGAGTTAGTAGAGGCAGAGTAAAAGCAAGGAGAAAAAATAGAAGACTAAAAGGAGAGAGAAGAGGATATGGAAGCAGAAAAGGTAAAAAAGGTGCAAGATTTGACCCTCATGAAAAATGGGTTAACGGAATAAGAAAAATTAGACTTTATCTAAGAATATTAAAGGCAAATGGTACTATTGATTCTCATCTTTATAGGCAACTATATAAGAAAGCTAAAGGAGGTTCATTTAGAAGCGTAAATGATGTAAGAAATACTCTAATTCAAATGGGTAAGATTAAGAGGTGA
- a CDS encoding 50S ribosomal protein L32e — protein MESSLSKEKIYKMKLKYKSKLPKFLRYDWDKYFKLERQEKWRRPRGIDNKTRLKYRGFMPLVNPGYRTPNTIRYLHPSGLKQVIVHNLDEVEKLKDQKANVIISIASNVGLRKRLDIIRKAKELGLRLTNGE, from the coding sequence ATGGAATCTAGCTTAAGTAAAGAAAAGATATATAAAATGAAGTTGAAATATAAATCAAAATTGCCTAAGTTTCTCAGATACGATTGGGATAAATATTTTAAACTGGAACGCCAAGAAAAATGGAGAAGACCTAGAGGAATAGATAATAAAACGAGGCTGAAATATAGGGGTTTTATGCCGTTAGTTAATCCTGGATATAGGACTCCTAACACTATAAGGTATTTACATCCATCTGGATTAAAGCAAGTAATTGTACATAATTTAGATGAAGTAGAGAAATTGAAAGATCAAAAAGCTAATGTTATAATAAGTATTGCTAGTAATGTAGGCTTAAGAAAAAGGTTAGATATAATAAGAAAAGCTAAGGAATTAGGTTTAAGATTGACTAATGGAGAGTGA
- a CDS encoding uL15 family ribosomal protein, producing the protein MVVRKEKKTRKLRGHRTMGWGTKGQHRDRGTEGGRQIGMHKHKWSWVVKYGKDWYGKHGFVNPTTKKISAISLRALDQLLESGKIKIEEKDNKKIIDLTKYGYEKLLGSGNISLPITVVVNYCSEKAKEKLNKIGGEVILTPNT; encoded by the coding sequence ATGGTAGTAAGAAAAGAAAAGAAAACTAGAAAATTAAGAGGACATAGAACAATGGGATGGGGTACTAAAGGGCAACATAGAGATAGGGGTACAGAAGGAGGAAGACAAATTGGTATGCATAAGCACAAATGGTCTTGGGTAGTAAAATATGGTAAGGATTGGTATGGTAAGCATGGTTTCGTGAATCCAACTACTAAAAAAATTAGTGCTATAAGTTTAAGAGCTCTAGATCAATTATTGGAGTCTGGTAAGATAAAAATTGAGGAAAAAGATAATAAAAAAATAATAGATTTAACTAAGTATGGCTATGAAAAATTATTAGGTAGTGGCAATATATCATTGCCAATAACGGTTGTTGTAAATTATTGTAGTGAAAAAGCTAAAGAGAAACTTAATAAGATAGGTGGAGAAGTTATTTTAACCCCTAATACTTAA
- a CDS encoding 50S ribosomal protein L18 produces MAQGPNYKVKFRRRREGKTNYYKRYTYVKSKTDRLVVRITNNYVIVSLMRFNPKGDETLAMAHSIELSKKFGWKGDLNNTPASYLTGFLLGIRAKKLNVQKITADIGLFTPSIGARVFYVIKGAIDAGLEIPMGDVEIDKDRIYGKHIAEYAEKLEQENPEKFNKQFSKYLARGLNPKDLPSHVEEVLNKIKASGE; encoded by the coding sequence TTGGCTCAAGGTCCAAACTATAAAGTAAAATTCAGACGTAGAAGAGAAGGTAAAACTAACTATTATAAACGTTATACTTATGTGAAGAGTAAGACTGACAGATTAGTAGTTAGGATAACTAATAATTACGTTATAGTCTCATTGATGAGATTTAATCCTAAAGGAGATGAAACACTAGCTATGGCTCATTCAATTGAATTATCCAAAAAATTCGGATGGAAAGGAGATTTAAATAATACGCCAGCTTCTTATTTAACTGGATTCTTATTAGGTATTAGAGCTAAAAAATTAAATGTACAAAAAATAACTGCTGATATTGGATTATTTACTCCTTCTATTGGTGCTAGAGTATTTTATGTAATAAAAGGAGCTATTGATGCTGGTTTAGAAATACCAATGGGAGACGTAGAAATTGATAAGGATAGAATTTATGGAAAGCATATAGCAGAGTATGCTGAAAAACTAGAACAAGAAAATCCGGAAAAGTTTAATAAACAATTCTCAAAGTATCTGGCTAGAGGTTTAAATCCTAAAGATTTACCTTCTCACGTAGAAGAAGTATTAAATAAAATTAAAGCTTCGGGTGAATAA
- a CDS encoding 30S ribosomal protein S5: MAESVPLSNVEEWKPRTKVGQLVKEGKITSLKDIYEKNLVITEPEIIDTLLPNLKYEVVDIKMVQKQTDAGELSRYKVLIIMGNYDGYVGIGIGKAKQLRVAIQKSIRDAKMNIIPVRRGCGSWECTCGEPHSLPFTVVGKAGSVEVELKPAPKGTGLVIGGVLKTLLTYAGIKDVWSSSKGETRTTENFVRAGYAALYNTYRFVTPVDWSRKR, encoded by the coding sequence ATGGCAGAATCAGTTCCCCTATCTAATGTAGAAGAGTGGAAGCCAAGAACAAAAGTTGGGCAATTAGTAAAAGAGGGTAAAATAACATCACTAAAAGACATTTATGAAAAAAACCTGGTGATTACAGAACCAGAGATAATAGATACATTACTACCTAACTTAAAATATGAAGTTGTAGATATCAAAATGGTTCAAAAACAAACTGATGCTGGTGAATTATCAAGATATAAAGTTCTCATAATTATGGGAAATTATGATGGTTATGTAGGTATTGGAATCGGAAAAGCAAAGCAATTAAGAGTAGCTATTCAAAAATCTATAAGAGATGCTAAGATGAATATCATTCCAGTAAGAAGAGGATGCGGCAGCTGGGAGTGTACTTGTGGCGAGCCACATAGTTTGCCATTTACTGTAGTTGGAAAAGCTGGAAGTGTTGAGGTAGAACTAAAGCCTGCACCTAAAGGTACTGGCTTAGTTATTGGTGGTGTATTAAAGACATTACTAACATACGCAGGAATAAAAGACGTATGGTCATCTAGTAAAGGAGAAACTAGGACTACAGAAAATTTTGTAAGAGCAGGATATGCAGCATTATATAATACATATAGGTTTGTTACACCTGTAGATTGGAGCAGGAAAAGGTGA
- a CDS encoding 50S ribosomal protein L30 has protein sequence MAGSLLIIRIRGYASTPWNIQETLEMLRLPKRFNAMVYPNDNNIKGMLIKVQPYITWGELNEDGAELILSRLKTLDHNGLTDEVAKKYFGMDKGELKQKIVSGELKINKYSSIFSLPIRLHAPSGGFKGKINSPYKNKGEFGYRGIEINNLLKRMV, from the coding sequence GTGGCTGGAAGTTTATTAATTATAAGGATAAGAGGTTACGCATCAACCCCATGGAATATTCAAGAGACTTTAGAAATGTTAAGGTTACCTAAAAGGTTTAATGCCATGGTTTATCCGAACGATAATAACATAAAAGGCATGTTGATTAAAGTTCAACCTTATATCACATGGGGTGAATTAAATGAAGACGGAGCAGAACTTATCTTATCCAGGTTAAAGACTCTAGATCATAATGGATTAACTGATGAAGTTGCAAAGAAATATTTTGGAATGGATAAAGGTGAATTAAAGCAAAAGATTGTCTCTGGAGAACTAAAAATAAATAAGTATTCTTCTATATTTTCTTTGCCTATTAGATTACATGCGCCATCTGGTGGATTTAAGGGAAAGATTAATTCGCCATATAAGAATAAAGGAGAATTCGGCTATAGAGGTATAGAAATAAATAACTTGTTGAAGAGGATGGTATAA